The following coding sequences lie in one Streptococcus suis genomic window:
- a CDS encoding sensor histidine kinase produces the protein MNIFKKNILKFILSFIFIIMVDIVLLTVAANYIRSQQSASNIIETVSSEIVLSDGNYTVSQKAKELIDNNNLWIMIIDKNSGKEKFNIDKPKDIANQFDFADVIRFSRFYLKDYPVFTQIKENDQDIYIIAFPKDSIIRYSNNYFDLSRIQIFPIIILSIIFANILFCLILYIYSITFLDRNIKPIISAIVKLPNGVNTQVKSVKELDKLTFAINSANQKLRENEEFKEDWISGIAHDIKTPLSVIVSNISLAIEKTDNDTLLKYLTPTLVESHYIQNLLNDLNIFARLTNGNLILKQEIIYIIPFFKDIIIQIINQEIWHDFNFEFTADENLYNKKMYVEKSLVSRIIHNLIYNSVLHNPSGCDIQIILKSLTNDRFSITILDNGVGTSVDRLNNINKIEEFNFDISGVRRSGIGLKITKQIVDLHGGDMFISSQQGEYFQTTITLDSIG, from the coding sequence ATGAATATTTTCAAAAAGAATATATTAAAATTTATTTTATCGTTTATTTTCATCATAATGGTTGATATAGTACTTCTAACTGTAGCAGCAAACTATATACGTAGCCAACAGTCTGCCTCCAACATTATAGAAACAGTATCATCAGAAATTGTTTTATCTGATGGTAATTATACTGTCAGTCAAAAAGCCAAAGAATTAATCGATAATAATAACTTATGGATTATGATTATTGACAAAAATAGTGGAAAAGAAAAATTTAATATTGATAAACCTAAAGATATAGCTAATCAATTTGATTTTGCAGATGTTATTCGTTTCTCCAGATTTTATTTAAAAGACTATCCTGTATTTACTCAAATAAAAGAAAATGATCAGGATATATATATTATTGCATTCCCGAAAGATAGTATTATTCGCTATAGTAATAATTATTTTGATTTGAGCAGGATTCAAATTTTTCCCATCATTATCCTATCAATTATTTTTGCTAACATATTATTTTGCTTAATTTTATACATTTATAGTATTACTTTTCTAGATAGAAATATCAAGCCAATTATTTCTGCAATTGTAAAATTACCGAACGGTGTAAATACACAAGTTAAATCAGTAAAAGAACTAGATAAATTAACATTCGCCATTAATTCTGCCAATCAGAAACTTCGTGAAAATGAAGAGTTTAAAGAAGATTGGATTTCTGGAATTGCACACGACATAAAAACTCCTCTTTCAGTTATTGTATCCAACATATCTTTAGCCATTGAGAAAACTGATAACGACACTCTACTCAAATATTTAACTCCTACTTTAGTTGAAAGTCATTATATCCAGAACCTTCTCAATGACCTAAATATATTTGCTAGATTAACAAACGGAAATCTGATATTGAAACAAGAAATTATTTATATTATTCCATTTTTTAAAGATATAATCATTCAAATTATTAATCAAGAAATTTGGCACGATTTCAATTTTGAATTTACTGCCGATGAAAATTTATATAACAAAAAAATGTATGTCGAAAAATCTCTTGTTTCTAGGATAATCCATAATTTGATTTACAATTCTGTTTTACATAACCCCTCTGGATGTGATATTCAGATTATTCTTAAATCTCTGACCAATGACAGATTTTCAATTACTATACTAGATAATGGAGTGGGAACATCTGTGGATAGACTTAACAATATCAATAAAATTGAAGAATTTAATTTTGATATTTCTGGAGTTCGTAGGAGTGGTATAGGCTTAAAAATTACTAAGCAAATTGTTGATTTGCATGGTGGTGATATGTTTATATCTAGTCAACAGGGAGAATACTTCCAAACTACTATTACTTTAGATAGTATTGGTTGA
- a CDS encoding toxin PezT: MRLEEFSEAEFQKALQRTIRALTRGKTIPGQPKAILLGGQSGAGKTTIHRIKQKEFQGNIIIIDGDSYRSQHPNYLALQEKYGKDSVDYTKGFAGKMVEHLVDGLSTQGYHLLIEGTLRTTQVPRQTAQLLVSKGYQVSLAVIGTKPELSYLSTLIRYEELYAIDPNQARATPKEHHDGIVENLVDNLRELEREQLFDQIQIYQRDRTCIYDSAIDEGSAAEVLQECLFGKWSKVEEEMVKESELLLNELLEKNK; the protein is encoded by the coding sequence ATGAGGTTGGAAGAATTCAGTGAGGCTGAGTTTCAGAAGGCCTTACAGCGAACCATTCGGGCCTTAACCCGAGGAAAGACGATTCCAGGTCAACCGAAAGCTATCTTGCTTGGTGGACAAAGCGGAGCAGGTAAGACGACTATTCATCGTATCAAGCAAAAAGAATTTCAAGGCAATATCATTATCATCGATGGTGATAGCTACCGTTCTCAGCATCCCAACTACTTAGCCCTGCAAGAAAAGTATGGCAAGGACAGCGTGGACTATACCAAGGGATTTGCAGGAAAAATGGTAGAGCATCTGGTTGACGGACTCAGCACGCAGGGGTATCACTTGCTGATTGAGGGAACTTTGCGAACCACTCAAGTTCCTCGTCAGACTGCTCAATTATTAGTATCAAAAGGCTACCAGGTTTCCTTAGCTGTGATTGGCACCAAACCAGAATTGTCCTATCTCAGTACTTTGATTCGTTACGAAGAGCTTTATGCCATCGATCCCAATCAGGCCAGAGCAACGCCAAAAGAACACCATGATGGGATTGTAGAGAACTTGGTTGATAACCTAAGGGAGTTAGAAAGAGAGCAACTCTTTGACCAGATTCAGATTTATCAAAGAGACAGGACTTGCATTTATGATTCTGCAATTGATGAAGGCTCCGCAGCAGAAGTGTTACAAGAGTGTCTCTTTGGAAAATGGAGCAAGGTAGAGGAGGAGATGGTGAAGGAGAGTGAACTCCTACTTAATGAATTACTTGAGAAAAATAAATAA
- a CDS encoding DNA-binding response regulator, with amino-acid sequence MGFEIQLLNKHILIVDDDIALSESIKEVLMSRGFKNISFAYSISEGIDIFSVSQIDLIILDVMLPDGEGYLLSKYVRKTSDVPILFLTAKNNPDDEINGLDSGGDDYVTKPFLPKSLTYRIMALLRRAYRDESELIELTDCTIDLNNASVKKSNQNFSLTPTEIQILRKLFTNKNYIVSTETICDTIWGLDSFGYEKSLMVHIRNIREKIEIIPSKPKHLITVKGLGYKLAI; translated from the coding sequence ATGGGTTTTGAAATACAATTGTTGAATAAACATATACTAATTGTGGATGATGACATCGCATTAAGCGAATCAATCAAAGAAGTGCTCATGAGTCGTGGCTTCAAAAATATTAGTTTTGCTTATAGTATTAGCGAAGGTATTGATATTTTTTCAGTATCTCAAATTGATTTAATTATTCTAGATGTCATGTTACCAGATGGTGAAGGCTATTTACTTTCCAAATATGTAAGAAAGACATCTGATGTCCCAATTCTATTCTTAACTGCTAAAAATAATCCTGATGATGAAATAAATGGGCTTGACTCAGGAGGAGATGACTATGTTACAAAGCCATTTTTACCTAAATCTTTAACTTACCGTATAATGGCATTGTTGAGAAGAGCTTACCGAGATGAATCTGAACTCATTGAATTAACAGATTGCACAATTGACTTGAATAATGCAAGCGTAAAAAAAAGTAATCAAAATTTTTCACTGACCCCTACTGAAATTCAAATTCTTAGAAAGCTATTTACCAACAAAAATTACATCGTTTCCACAGAGACAATATGTGATACTATTTGGGGATTAGATAGCTTTGGATATGAAAAATCCTTAATGGTCCATATACGCAATATTCGAGAAAAAATCGAAATTATACCTTCCAAGCCAAAGCATCTAATTACCGTTAAAGGGCTTGGATATAAACTTGCTATTTAA
- a CDS encoding HAD family hydrolase, with protein sequence MKSYKNYIFDFYGTLVDIRTDENKLEVWNQLTQIYNAFGCSYRPRQLKNAYHRFVEEAERSLAETVSYQYVEIDLETIFIRLLTDSPNENQSTNKPTDLETFGQVVATIFRVLSREKLEAYENTLTSLQILKDREVRLFILSNAQRIFTQAEIEQTGCADLMEKIYISSDFKMKKPEPAFLQLVLEENNLDVEETVMVGNDLTSDIAIAHELGMDSILLNTFPYSQEEIDSYRRLGWNFEVVGDIAELL encoded by the coding sequence ATGAAAAGTTACAAAAACTATATCTTCGATTTTTATGGTACATTGGTTGACATTCGTACAGATGAGAATAAACTAGAGGTCTGGAATCAGCTAACACAGATTTACAATGCTTTTGGTTGTTCCTATCGACCGCGCCAGTTGAAAAATGCCTATCATCGTTTTGTAGAAGAGGCAGAGAGATCTCTCGCGGAAACAGTGAGTTATCAGTATGTCGAAATTGATTTAGAAACAATCTTCATTCGCCTATTAACGGATTCACCAAATGAAAACCAAAGTACCAATAAGCCGACTGATTTAGAGACTTTTGGGCAAGTAGTAGCCACGATTTTCCGCGTGCTTTCACGTGAAAAGTTAGAAGCTTATGAAAATACCCTAACTAGTCTACAGATATTAAAGGACAGAGAAGTGCGATTATTTATTCTCTCCAATGCTCAACGAATTTTTACTCAGGCAGAAATTGAACAGACAGGTTGTGCGGATTTGATGGAAAAAATTTATATCTCTTCTGACTTTAAGATGAAGAAGCCTGAACCAGCATTTCTTCAACTGGTTTTAGAGGAAAATAATCTTGATGTTGAAGAAACGGTTATGGTTGGTAATGATTTGACATCCGATATAGCTATTGCTCATGAATTGGGAATGGATTCCATTTTGCTGAATACTTTCCCGTATAGTCAGGAAGAAATCGACTCTTATAGGAGACTTGGTTGGAATTTTGAGGTTGTTGGAGATATAGCGGAGCTATTGTAA
- a CDS encoding type A2 lantipeptide: MKDNYELMNTIQEVSLEELDQIIGAGKNGVFKTISHECHMNSWQFLFTCCS; the protein is encoded by the coding sequence ATGAAAGATAACTATGAATTAATGAATACGATTCAAGAAGTAAGTCTTGAAGAGTTGGATCAGATTATTGGTGCTGGAAAAAATGGAGTTTTTAAAACTATCTCACATGAATGTCACATGAATTCATGGCAGTTTTTATTCACATGTTGCTCGTAA
- a CDS encoding type A2 lantipeptide, protein MKKDIELMSTIQEVSLEELDQIIGAGKNGVFKTISHECHMNSWQFLFTCCS, encoded by the coding sequence ATGAAAAAAGATATTGAATTAATGAGTACGATTCAAGAAGTAAGTCTTGAAGAGTTGGATCAAATTATTGGTGCTGGAAAAAATGGGGTTTTTAAAACTATTTCGCATGAATGTCATATGAATTCATGGCAATTCCTATTTACGTGTTGTTCATAA
- a CDS encoding DUF3173 domain-containing protein, whose amino-acid sequence MRTATYKDLMNLGFPEHTSRDIIREAKRIAVKKFEEARKVDHNAVQLSKSPFDNRRLGIAPAEIVEQLIGIPLSK is encoded by the coding sequence ATGAGAACTGCTACATATAAAGATTTAATGAATTTAGGATTTCCTGAACATACCTCTAGAGACATTATTCGAGAAGCTAAAAGAATTGCTGTAAAAAAGTTTGAAGAAGCTCGCAAAGTTGACCATAATGCGGTACAATTAAGTAAATCGCCCTTTGACAATCGAAGACTAGGTATCGCACCAGCAGAAATTGTGGAACAATTAATAGGGATTCCACTATCTAAATAA
- a CDS encoding plasmid mobilization relaxosome protein MobC: protein MVYRYRTNLKKVFLTDSELHQLNERIAKSHCQNFSVYARKVLLNPNMSFVTINTDTYDQLVFELRRIGNNINQIARAINQSHLISQEQLQELSKGVSELITGVEKEFQVEVKRLREFHGSH from the coding sequence ATGGTTTATCGTTATCGTACCAATCTCAAAAAAGTATTTCTAACAGATTCAGAATTACATCAATTGAATGAACGGATTGCTAAGAGTCATTGTCAAAATTTCTCAGTATATGCTAGAAAAGTGTTGCTGAATCCCAATATGTCATTTGTCACCATTAACACGGATACCTATGACCAGTTAGTATTTGAATTGAGACGGATTGGAAATAACATTAATCAAATTGCGCGTGCGATTAATCAAAGTCATCTGATTTCTCAAGAACAGTTACAAGAATTAAGTAAAGGAGTTAGTGAGTTGATTACTGGAGTGGAGAAAGAATTTCAAGTGGAAGTGAAGAGACTGAGGGAGTTTCATGGTAGTCACTAA
- a CDS encoding type A2 lantipeptide: MNAKTNKEINYEAVATLQEVKIDDLDILLGGAGHGVNTISAECRWNSLQAIFTCC; this comes from the coding sequence ATGAATGCGAAAACTAATAAAGAAATAAATTATGAAGCAGTTGCTACACTACAAGAAGTAAAAATCGATGATCTGGATATTCTTTTAGGAGGAGCAGGTCATGGTGTTAATACTATTTCTGCGGAATGTCGTTGGAATAGTTTACAGGCAATCTTCACATGTTGTTAG
- a CDS encoding relaxase: protein MVVTKHFATHGKKYRRRLIKYILNPGKTDNLKLVSDFGMSNYLDFPSYEEMVEMYNVNFTNNDKLYESRNDRQEKHQQNIHAHHLIQSFSPEDNLTPEEINRIGYETMMELTGGRFRFIVATHTDKDHVHNHILINAIDRNSDKKLIWNYALERNLRMISDRISKMAGAKIIEKRFSYRDYQKYRKISHKFELKQRLYFLMQQSKSFDDFLEKAEQLHVHIDFSQKHSRFMMTDRSMTKPIRGRQLSKRELYDEDFFRTYFAKLEIENRLEFLLNRVNSLEKLLTKAKELNLTIDLKQKNVTFILEKNGKQICLNHKKISDKKLYDVNFFQDYFKNKEVGDSGGLENLKEQYHAFQEERDKDKVSTKEIEEAFETFKETRDAVHEFEVELAGHQIEKLVDEGVYIKVSFGVKQSGFIFIPNYQLDILEEENQTKYKVYIRETTSYFIYNKEHSDKNQYIKGRTLIRQLTNDSRAIPYRRPTVERLQEKITEINLLIELTETDKRYQDVKDELVAEIAELDVKLNQTNEKIATLNKMAEVLINLKSDDPNSRKLARYDFSKLNLTESITLEQVTEEIKLLQEKFSLYLDEYEGLVSRIERFVKILNTDIDLKFQENVSLE, encoded by the coding sequence ATGGTAGTCACTAAACACTTTGCAACGCACGGGAAAAAATACCGTAGGCGTCTGATTAAGTATATCCTCAATCCCGGTAAAACAGACAATTTGAAATTGGTATCTGATTTTGGCATGAGCAATTACTTAGACTTTCCTAGCTATGAAGAAATGGTAGAAATGTACAATGTCAACTTTACCAATAACGACAAGTTGTACGAATCTAGAAATGACCGACAAGAAAAACACCAACAAAATATTCATGCCCATCACCTCATACAATCATTTTCTCCCGAGGATAATCTGACACCTGAAGAAATTAACCGCATTGGTTATGAGACCATGATGGAATTAACAGGAGGTCGTTTTCGTTTCATCGTAGCGACTCATACAGACAAAGATCATGTTCATAATCACATCCTAATCAATGCTATTGACCGCAATTCAGATAAAAAGTTGATATGGAATTATGCCTTGGAACGAAACCTTCGCATGATTTCAGATCGCATTTCTAAAATGGCTGGAGCGAAAATTATTGAGAAGCGTTTCTCTTACCGTGACTACCAAAAATATAGGAAGATTAGTCATAAATTTGAATTGAAGCAGCGCCTTTATTTTTTGATGCAACAGTCAAAGTCCTTTGATGATTTTTTAGAAAAAGCAGAGCAGCTACATGTTCATATTGATTTTAGTCAGAAGCATAGTCGATTCATGATGACAGATAGATCCATGACAAAGCCAATTCGAGGACGCCAACTCAGTAAACGAGAGCTATATGATGAAGACTTTTTCCGTACATATTTTGCCAAGCTAGAGATTGAAAATCGATTAGAATTTTTGTTGAACCGTGTTAATTCTTTGGAAAAGTTACTGACAAAAGCGAAAGAATTGAATCTAACCATTGACTTAAAACAAAAGAATGTAACCTTCATACTTGAAAAAAATGGAAAGCAGATATGTCTGAATCATAAAAAAATAAGTGACAAGAAATTATATGATGTCAATTTTTTTCAAGATTACTTTAAAAATAAGGAAGTAGGTGATTCAGGAGGATTAGAGAATTTAAAGGAGCAGTACCATGCTTTTCAAGAAGAACGAGATAAGGATAAGGTATCCACTAAAGAGATTGAGGAAGCCTTTGAGACATTTAAGGAAACACGAGATGCCGTTCACGAATTTGAAGTGGAACTTGCAGGACACCAAATAGAGAAGTTAGTTGATGAGGGCGTTTATATCAAGGTGTCTTTTGGTGTAAAGCAGAGCGGTTTTATTTTCATTCCTAACTATCAATTAGATATTCTTGAAGAAGAGAATCAGACAAAATATAAAGTCTATATCCGTGAGACAACCTCATACTTTATCTATAACAAAGAACATTCGGATAAGAATCAGTATATAAAAGGACGAACCTTGATTAGACAGCTAACCAACGATAGTCGAGCAATACCATACAGACGACCGACTGTTGAAAGACTTCAAGAAAAGATTACTGAGATTAACCTCTTGATTGAGTTAACAGAGACAGACAAAAGATACCAAGACGTTAAAGACGAACTGGTCGCAGAAATAGCAGAGCTAGATGTCAAACTAAATCAAACCAATGAAAAAATCGCCACCTTGAATAAGATGGCGGAAGTGCTTATCAACCTAAAGAGTGATGATCCGAATAGTCGAAAACTAGCAAGGTATGACTTTTCAAAACTAAATTTGACAGAATCAATTACACTAGAACAAGTGACTGAAGAAATTAAGCTATTACAAGAAAAATTTAGCTTATATCTGGATGAGTATGAAGGGCTGGTAAGTAGAATAGAAAGGTTTGTAAAAATTCTTAATACAGATATAGACTTGAAATTCCAAGAGAATGTCTCACTAGAATAA
- a CDS encoding recombinase RecF, with translation MRGFNNKIKSVYRELTNTKEKFGSFHKTLIHLHTPVSYDYKLFSSWTSTKYRKSTEDELFDIFFKNKKIKVDKTKFFSSFDKVVFSSPKEYISFLLLAEAILKNEIEIVVVTDHNTTKGIKKLQTAVSIITRTYPTYNIHPHILHGVEISAADKLHIVCIYDHEKESWVNQWLCENIISEKDGSYQHSLTIMKDFNNQNIINYIAHFNSYNILKKGSHLSGAYKRQVFTKENTRFIGVKNINSVEGSKNRLLTDFNCEPNFLLDNDSHDIDSVGKNNMWIKGGKISFKMFQEALLDYTVSVSLFEPNFEQKSYIKGLYIQSRGGDRSFLTGDKLEKDRDFFLTFSPSMNCLIGGRGTGKSTLIDMLQFVLSQDCDKQSKLEFLCNHANAFVLYVLEDAEYIIEVSLPDVLQENKDNILQYYGQNRENRYGYPYNYNSDSIKEWTRSQYTRVYKVEGKFFKLVDKTRILEKMFDRRYSVNELVRTADGEKITEFISDLMLKNKNLPRPNYGLRTQTLESFEAKLQELDKYRRVRKDSILKIIDDFNQTQVGKLRICYEQIDRWEVPDFESTLFKSNSTLNFSFENYRISKRDVADILYLVYQELGIKGFVNVILKQNIPNRYFILLKNISEENFAKHENKWRNNSEINDSNIPYLKTSIYSLIANSSLLDELKRVLKEHVANERLFLEFNINSKETSQHLDILYKEVSVLSLGQKVVAMLDFLLAYSDYSKDFRPLIIDQPEDNLDNRYIYRHLVQQFRDVKAQRQIILATHNATIVTNSMTDQVVIMESDGAHAWIESQGYVSEKFIKNHIINQLEGGRDSFKHKMSIYETALSE, from the coding sequence TTGCGAGGATTTAATAATAAGATAAAATCTGTTTATCGAGAATTAACAAATACCAAAGAGAAATTCGGTAGTTTTCATAAGACCTTGATTCATTTACATACACCTGTTTCTTATGATTATAAGCTATTTTCGAGCTGGACTTCAACGAAATATAGAAAAAGTACAGAAGATGAATTATTTGATATATTTTTCAAAAATAAGAAAATCAAAGTTGATAAAACAAAATTTTTTAGTAGCTTTGATAAAGTTGTCTTTTCTAGCCCAAAAGAGTACATTAGTTTTCTTTTGTTAGCAGAAGCTATCTTAAAAAATGAAATAGAAATAGTTGTAGTAACTGATCATAATACTACCAAAGGTATTAAAAAACTTCAAACAGCAGTTTCAATTATAACGAGAACCTATCCGACTTATAATATACATCCTCATATTTTACATGGAGTAGAAATTAGTGCAGCAGATAAGTTACATATTGTTTGTATATACGATCATGAAAAAGAATCTTGGGTTAATCAATGGTTATGTGAAAATATTATAAGTGAAAAAGATGGAAGTTATCAGCATTCGTTGACTATCATGAAAGATTTTAATAATCAAAACATAATTAACTACATTGCTCATTTCAATAGTTATAATATTTTGAAAAAAGGTTCTCACTTGTCGGGTGCATATAAGAGACAAGTTTTTACAAAAGAAAATACACGATTTATTGGTGTAAAAAATATAAATTCTGTTGAAGGATCGAAAAATCGTTTATTGACAGATTTTAATTGTGAACCAAATTTTTTATTAGATAATGATTCACATGATATTGATTCAGTCGGAAAGAATAATATGTGGATAAAAGGTGGAAAGATTTCTTTTAAAATGTTCCAAGAAGCTTTGCTTGATTACACTGTATCAGTAAGTTTATTTGAACCAAATTTTGAACAAAAGTCTTACATAAAAGGTTTATACATTCAAAGTCGTGGAGGCGATAGAAGTTTTCTTACAGGTGATAAGTTAGAAAAAGATAGAGACTTCTTTTTAACATTCTCACCATCTATGAACTGTTTAATTGGAGGGAGAGGTACAGGGAAAAGTACACTAATAGATATGTTACAATTTGTACTTTCTCAGGATTGCGACAAGCAGAGTAAATTAGAATTCCTATGTAACCATGCAAATGCTTTTGTACTCTATGTTTTAGAGGATGCTGAATATATCATTGAGGTTAGTTTGCCAGATGTCTTGCAGGAAAATAAGGACAATATCTTACAATATTATGGGCAAAATCGTGAGAATAGGTATGGATATCCTTATAACTACAATTCTGACTCTATCAAAGAGTGGACACGCTCTCAATATACGAGAGTATACAAAGTTGAGGGAAAATTTTTCAAATTAGTTGATAAAACTAGAATATTAGAAAAAATGTTTGATAGGAGATATTCTGTTAATGAGTTGGTTAGAACAGCGGATGGAGAAAAAATTACAGAATTTATTTCCGACTTAATGCTAAAAAATAAAAATTTACCGAGACCAAACTATGGTTTAAGAACCCAGACTCTAGAATCATTCGAAGCTAAACTACAGGAACTTGATAAATATAGGAGAGTTCGTAAGGATTCAATACTCAAAATAATTGATGATTTCAATCAAACTCAAGTTGGTAAGTTAAGAATCTGTTATGAGCAAATTGATAGATGGGAAGTACCAGATTTTGAAAGCACTCTTTTCAAAAGTAATTCAACTCTCAATTTCTCATTTGAAAATTATAGAATTAGTAAGCGGGATGTTGCAGATATTCTATACCTTGTTTATCAGGAGTTAGGAATAAAAGGATTTGTTAACGTTATTTTGAAACAAAATATTCCTAATAGGTATTTTATATTATTAAAAAATATTTCTGAGGAGAATTTTGCAAAACATGAGAATAAGTGGAGAAATAATTCCGAGATTAATGATTCTAACATACCCTATTTAAAAACTAGTATTTATTCTTTAATCGCAAATAGTAGTTTACTAGATGAGTTAAAGAGAGTGCTAAAAGAACATGTAGCCAATGAAAGACTTTTTTTGGAGTTTAACATTAACTCAAAAGAAACATCACAACATCTTGACATTCTTTATAAAGAAGTTAGTGTATTAAGTTTGGGTCAAAAAGTTGTAGCGATGTTAGATTTTTTACTAGCATATAGTGATTATTCAAAGGATTTCAGACCATTAATTATTGATCAACCTGAAGATAATTTGGATAACCGCTATATATACAGACATTTAGTTCAACAGTTTAGAGACGTGAAAGCTCAACGACAAATTATTTTAGCAACCCATAATGCGACAATTGTAACAAATTCCATGACCGATCAAGTGGTAATTATGGAATCAGATGGGGCTCATGCTTGGATTGAATCACAGGGATATGTTAGTGAAAAATTTATAAAAAACCATATTATCAATCAATTGGAAGGTGGAAGAGACTCATTTAAACATAAGATGTCCATATATGAGACAGCTCTTTCTGAATAA
- a CDS encoding XRE family transcriptional regulator produces MIGDNIKSLRRTHDLTQPEFAKMVGISRNSLSRYENGTSTVSTELIDRICQKFNVSYVDIVGEDKMLTPVEDYQLTLKVEVIKERGAAILSQLYRYQDSQDIAFDDESNPWILMSDDLAELINTKIYLVDTFDEIERYNGYLDGIERMLDMVHHRVVA; encoded by the coding sequence ATGATTGGAGACAATATCAAGTCGCTACGCCGAACACATGATTTAACACAACCAGAATTTGCGAAAATGGTTGGTATTTCACGCAATAGCTTAAGTCGTTATGAAAATGGGACTAGTACAGTTTCAACTGAACTCATCGACCGTATTTGTCAGAAATTTAACGTTTCTTATGTCGATATTGTAGGGGAGGATAAGATGTTAACACCTGTTGAAGATTACCAACTGACTTTAAAAGTAGAAGTGATAAAAGAACGTGGAGCTGCCATTTTATCACAGCTTTATAGATACCAGGATAGTCAAGATATTGCTTTTGATGATGAATCCAACCCTTGGATTTTGATGAGTGATGACTTGGCCGAATTGATTAACACAAAAATTTACCTTGTCGATACTTTCGATGAAATAGAGCGTTACAATGGCTATTTAGACGGTATCGAGCGGATGTTAGACATGGTGCATCATCGGGTGGTGGCTTAA